The Perca flavescens isolate YP-PL-M2 chromosome 23, PFLA_1.0, whole genome shotgun sequence genome has a window encoding:
- the pmpcb gene encoding mitochondrial-processing peptidase subunit beta: MASSLHRLTSAGRYLLQRRLLKTNSLNRPQLTAGPHRPLATQAAHQVALNVPETKVTTLENGLRVASEDAGLTTCTVGLWIDAGSRYENERNNGTAHFLEHMAFKGTRKRSQLDLELEIENMGAHLNAYTSREQTVYYAKAFSKDLPRAVEILADIIQNSTLGEAEIERERGVILREMQEVETNLQEVVFDYLHATAYQSTALGRTILGPTENIKTINRGDLVEYITTHYKGPRIVLAAAGGVSHNQLVDLAQHHFGKLPAAYRGEAPALPPCHFTGSEIRVRDDKMPLAHIAVAVEAVGWPHPDTVPLMVANTLIGNWDRSFGGGVNLSSKLAQVACRGNLCHSFQSFNTCYTDTGLWGLYVVCEPGTVDEMMHFAQMEWMSLCTAVTESEVARAKNLLRTNMLLHLDGSTPVCEDIGRQMLCYGRRIPLHELEARIDAVDAETIKEVCTKYIYDKAPAIAAVGPIERLPDYDRIRSGMFWMRT, encoded by the exons ATGGCATCGTCCTTACATCGCCTCACGTCTGCTGGGAGATATCTTCTTCAAAGACGTTTACTGAAGACCAATTCTTTAAACAGG CCGCAGCTCACAGCGGGACCGCACAGACCCTTGGCTACTCAGGCTGCTCACCAGGTGGCTCTAAATGTTCCTGAAACCAAGGTGACCACTTTAGAAAACGGACTACGGGTGGCTTCTGAGGACGCTGGGCTCACCACCTGCACG GTTGGCCTCTGGATAGACGCTGGCAGTCGCTACGAGAATGAGAGAAATAATGGCACAGCACATTTCCTGGAACATATGGCATTTAAG GGAACCAGGAAGCGCTCCCAGCTGGATCTGGAGTTGGAGATCGAGAACATGGGGGCTCACCTGAACGCTTACACGTCCCGGGAGCAAACTGTGTATTACGCCAAAGCTTTCTCTAAAGATCTTCCACGAG CCGTGGAGATCCTGGCCGACATCATCCAGAACAGCACGCTGGGCGAGGCAGAGATTGAGAGGGAGCGAGGGGTGATCCTCAGAGAGATGCAGGAAGTAGAGACCAATCTGCAGGAAGTGGTTTTTGATTACCTGCATGCTACTGCGTACCAGTCCACAGCTTTGGGCAGGACCATCCTGGGCCCCACAGAGAACATCAA GACCATCAACAGAGGAGACCTGGTGGAGTACATCACCACCCACTACAAAGGCCCCAGAATAGTGCTGGCCGCAGCCGGAG GGGTTTCACACAACCAGCTGGTGGACTTGGCCCAGCATCACTTCGGAAAACTTCCCGCAGCGTATCGAGGGGAAGCCCCGGCACTTCCTCCGTGCCACTTCACGGGAAGCGAG ATCCGCGTGCGTGACGACAAGATGCCCCTGGCTCACATCGCCGTGGCCGTGGAGGCGGTCGGATGGCCTCACCCCGACACCGTCCCGCTCATGGTGGCCAACACCCTCATCGGGAACTGGGACCGCTCCTTTGGCGGAGGCGTG AACCTGTCCAGTAAACTGGCTCAGGTGGCCTGTCGGGGAAACCTGTGCCACAGCTTCCAGTCCTTCAACACCTGCTACACGGACACGGGCCTGTGGGGACTCTACGTAGTGTGCGAGCCCGGCACCGTCGACGAGATGATGCACTTCGCTCAGATGGAATG GATGTCTCTCTGCACCGCCGTGACGGAAAGCGAGGTGGCGCGAGCCAAAAATCTGCTCAGGACCAACATGCTCCTGCATCTCGACG GATCCACCCCCGTCTGCGAGGACATCGGCAGACAGATGCTGTGCTACGGTCGGAGGATCCCTCTGCACGAGCTGGAGGCCAGAATCGAT GCCGTCGACGCTGAGACAATCAAAGAAGTGTGTACCAAATACATCTACGACAAAGCTCCCGCCATCGCCGCGGTCG GTCCCATCGAACGGCTGCCGGACTACGACCGCATCCGCAGCGGAATGTTCTGGATGAGAACCTGA
- the phax gene encoding phosphorylated adapter RNA export protein, producing the protein MAHGGDLMDGDLEDGEISGSNSESEMGTAAAAAQARPQVPTAFSGQSFHRRAAAQQSSAAYRSTGRTVESSDSDLDSSDEEAAVWRKKRQKVFDAPQPPACTTRAEPTHMPIPGATGGRKVNNIWGSVVQEQCQDAVAAELGIFGMDGEVSMSSRNVETYNFVLARKIMEKERELENLSKNEGEVSMLDAQLEEYMNDRNSQEGSGGDAKRKRPAKDRLGPRAEMDIKGRYEITEDDPEDKVTDEIAHRLREPKKDLIERVVTVIGKKKAIELLGETATLEESGGVYTVDGSRRRTPGGVYLNLLKNTPSISKSQIRKIFFEEQQKDFKTKKAAQKRRRHMVAKKMKQAIGTLNLQEHDDVSRETFASDTNEALESLEEPAEEEEEGQEEAAVGIEETPVVYNSADLEVF; encoded by the coding sequence ATGGCGCATGGCGGAGATCTAATGGACGGGGATCTGGAAGATGGAGAGATCTCCGGGTCCAACTCGGAATCTGAGATGGGAACCGCCGCCGCAGCAGCACAAGCTCGACCCCAGGTTCCTACAGCTTTTAGCGGCCAGTCCTTTCACCGCAGAGCCGCTGCCCAGCAGTCTTCCGCCGCCTATCGCAGCACCGGTAGGACGGTGGAGTCCAGCGACAGTGACCTGGACTCGTCGGACGAGGAGGCGGCTGTTTGGCGCAAGAAACGCCAGAAAGTATTCGACGCTCCCCAGCCACCTGCCTGCACCACCCGGGCAGAGCCGACTCACATGCCCATCCCCGGCGCGACGGGAGGCCGCAAGGTAAACAACATTTGGGGCTCTGTGGTCCAAGAACAGTGCCAGGATGCCGTAGCTGCAGAGCTGGGAATATTTGGCATGGATGGTGAAGTTAGCATGTCCAGCAGAAATGTGGAGACTTACAACTTTGTCCTGGCCCGTAAGATaatggagaaggagagggagctGGAGAATCTGAGCAAAAATGAGGGAGAAGTGAGCATGCTGGACGCCCAGCTGGAGGAGTACATGAACGACCGGAACTCACAGGAGGGGTCAGGAGGTGATGCGAAGAGGAAAAGGCCAGCTAAAGACAGACTGGGCCCCAGGGCCGAGATGGACATCAAGGGCCGGTATGAGATCACAGAAGACGACCCTGAGGATAAGGTGACCGATGAGATAGCGCACAGGCTGCGAGAGCCTAAAAAAGACCTGATAGAGCGCGTTGTTACAGTCATCGGTaagaaaaaagccatagaacTGCTCGGAGAGACCGCCACGCTGGAGGAAAGCGGCGGCGTGTACACCGTAGACGGCAGCAGGCGACGGACGCCCGGTGGGGTGTATCTCAACCTGCTGAAGAACACGCCCAGCATTAGCAAGTCCCAGATCAGGAAGATATTCTTTGAGGAGCAACAGAAAGATTTCAAGACCAAGAAGGCCGCCCAGAAGAGGAGGCGCCACATGGTGGCCAAGAAGATGAAGCAGGCCATCGGCACGCTGAACCTGCAGGAGCACGACGACGTCTCCAGGGAGACCTTCGCCAGTGATACCAACGAGGCCTTGGAGTCATTGGAGGAGCCcgcagaagaggaagaggagggtcaGGAGGAAGCTGCTGTGGGCATTGAGGAGACCCCTGTGGTGTACAACTCTGCAGACCTGGAGGTCTTCTGA